The DNA region GCGCGGCAGGATCACCGCCATGACGCTGGCGGAGGTGCTCAGGGCCGACGCCGGCTACGCCCTGAGCGTGGACGGCGGCCAGACCTTCCCCTTCCGCGGCCAGGGCGTGCGCGTGGGCCAGCTCAGTGAAGTGCTCGCCGCGTTCCCGGACCGCCCCCTGACCATCGAGATCAAGGAGGCGCAGCCCAGCGTCGCCGCGCCCTTCTGCACGGCCCTGCGGGACGCGGGCGTGACGCCGCGCGTGATCGTCGCCAGCTTCAGCGACCAGGCCATGCGCGAGTTCCGCGCCGCGTGTCCGGAGGTCATGACCAGCATGACCGAGTCGGAACTGCGCCCGCTGGTGCTGCTGGGCAAGGTGGGCCTGTCGCGGCTGGCCCCGCTGCCGGGCCGCGCCGCGCAGGTGCCGGTGCGCGCCGGCGGCATCACGGTGGTCACGCCGGGCTTCGTGCGCGCCATGCACGCGCGCGGTGTGGCGGTGCAGGTCTGGACGATCAACGACGCAGCCGAGATGCGCCGCCTGGTGGCCATGGGCGTGGACGGCATCTTCACGGACCGCCCGGATGTGCTGAAGACGGTGCTCGCGCCGCCTTAAGCGTGCGGCCGCCCCGTAGACTCTGCGGGTGAAGCGCCCCTTCCGAGTTCTCGTTCCCGTTCTCCTGAGCACCGCGAGCGCCCACGCGCAGCTGTGGCAGACGCCGCAGGCCACCGCCGGACAGGCGATCCTGAAGGGCTACACGCCGGCCGGCCCGGCTCCGACTGGCGCCGTATTCACGCGCGGCGGCTCGACCGTGCGGCTGGACGTGGCGGGCGGCGTGGTCGTGGGCGTTTACACCGAGGCGGGCAGCCTGGCTGACCTGGCGCGCGGCATCGGCGCAGGCTGGGGGCTCGCGGAGGCCGACCTGGCGACGCTTCAGGCGAACCTCGCGGCGCCCCGGGTGCTCGCCGCCGCGAAGGACGGCTTCGTGGACACGACCGACGACGGCGCGACCGACCTCATCGCCATGAAGTCCAGCGGCGACGGCCCGAAGACCCGGTACGCGGCCTACGTGGCCGTGAAGGTCTGGCCGGACAGTGCGTTCCCCGGCACGAAGAACGTGACCGGCAGCGCGGCCGCCCCCGACACCCTGCGGATCTTCAGCGACTTCCAGTGCCCGTACTG from Deinococcus metalli includes:
- a CDS encoding glycerophosphodiester phosphodiesterase, whose amino-acid sequence is MRSFWTAVLGGAALLGALTSCRSASPANPFVTGRTWNIAHQGGEALWPSNTMTAFRNAAALGVDMLDMDMHVTTDGALVLSHDDTLDRLTDTRGRITAMTLAEVLRADAGYALSVDGGQTFPFRGQGVRVGQLSEVLAAFPDRPLTIEIKEAQPSVAAPFCTALRDAGVTPRVIVASFSDQAMREFRAACPEVMTSMTESELRPLVLLGKVGLSRLAPLPGRAAQVPVRAGGITVVTPGFVRAMHARGVAVQVWTINDAAEMRRLVAMGVDGIFTDRPDVLKTVLAPP
- a CDS encoding DsbA family protein, coding for MKRPFRVLVPVLLSTASAHAQLWQTPQATAGQAILKGYTPAGPAPTGAVFTRGGSTVRLDVAGGVVVGVYTEAGSLADLARGIGAGWGLAEADLATLQANLAAPRVLAAAKDGFVDTTDDGATDLIAMKSSGDGPKTRYAAYVAVKVWPDSAFPGTKNVTGSAAAPDTLRIFSDFQCPYCRQMWDRSGRSWEAAPDAYRTYHYQFPLGMHRNAAAAAEASECAGAQGRFWPYADALFTAYDAWTPLDPKDVTAPFTTYAQAAGLDTAAFTACLNAHTYKSSIDAQIKAGIAVGVQGTPTVYLNGVKLKNSADAAELARVHAATTAVPGAATLIEARLKLFR